The genomic interval GAGTTAGGCTGGGAAACAGACAAATACACGAAAGACGTCACAGTACCTACTACTTCAGATGCAAGGGATAAGCGACTAACGATCATGGCtgcatttgaagatttttgtAGGATTACACTCCTTTTTCTAGTCGTTATTTCTGCAAGTGATGCCTTCCGTCTTCGAGCTAGATTTCCTCGACCGCAAGGGAAGGATTTTGGACTTCACGCGAAGAGACATTTGTGTCCGTTTTGCATCTACGAGACGAAAACGTTTAGCCAGAAGGTAAAAGATCTTCAGCTTCATAACTGTTTTACAATTGGTTAAATTTCGGTAAACAGGTCTTAAAATTCAACCGTAGGAGCAAAAATTACATAATTGGCCTCGTAATATTCTTGCCAAATATTGCAGATCATCGGCATTTATGAAATTTATCATTCATCACTTCGTATGATTCTTTAATCGAAGGTCAatttgatttagtttttttttttttttttttcatttgtaacaTCAATCTGATTTACCGTGAATTTTCGTGAATTCGAGGGCTAATTTTCAGATTAACACCTAATGTCAAGAAAAGTTATTGTTTGACAAGCAGGTCACGTTTATATCACGTCCCATCTCTAAAGCATGAAAACAAGCTGCTGTTCGAGACCGGACTCCAGAGAAGAGAATTTTCCCCATATTTTCCCGAGTTTAATTCGTCGTCTCCTAGCTCACCCAACTTTTGTCAcgcttttcaaaatttggaTTTGTCACGTATAAGTGGTGCGTGACGTTCAATGTCTTAAAAATAACACAATCAAATCCTTGCCGGGTGCGAAGGAAACTTAGTGATGATCTGAACATAGAAACAGTTTTACCTTTATCAACATCAAcgatttccctttttttatttcacagctGGATCATTTTGGCTTCAGTGACAATCGCACTTTTCCACAGCGTTACCTTGTGGCCAGAAAGAACTGGGTAGAAGGAGGACCAATTCTCTTTTATACCGGAAATGAAGGAGACATCACCTGGTTTGCGAACAACACGGTGAGTATTGGTTACTGACCTTCTTACAGTTTAATGTTAAAATCATCAAAACCATCAATATTACCAACTAAGTTGATCTTAAAGATTAGGCCTTGAACTCTCAATCAGCGAGAAGAGGATCACGTTTGTAAACGTACCCCTATTACCCGAGAAACAAGAAAGTCAGATGTGGTCCAAAAATTAGACAAGCATGTTAGCCACACATTTTCGCGAGCGCTCTCTGTCAATCTGCGTGTAGAAGCGGACGAGAGGGAATTAGGGCGAACAAGGGATGAGTTGACGGCCTCTCCCCTTGAACCCTCTTCTTTTTTATCACTCAAAGTGGCTCCTATCCAATACTGAGATTTCTACTGAGTCCGGAGCGCGAGTCACGCGTGTTCTGCTCGTTAGTCTGAAACTGACAAAATTCTTTGTCTCCATTCTTTGTGACGAAAACTTTATGACAAAGTAGCCGTTGTGATCATCATCAAAGAAAGGCGgcatttaacccttcacaccctaacatcagtatacatattctctaCACTTTTTTCCATACATTTGCTATGgaactgacaaagagaatttgtttaacaatcaagagcttctttagttggtgatcgtttcctttattctcatgacctcaatgtttgttttagggcGGTGCCGATAGGAGAAAATAgttactaatcactcttaggggtttaagggttaatcaTAGCGTAATTTGAAGGTTATTGTTCATGTGAGCTAAGAGTGCAACACTTGTCTTGTACCCAGGGATTCATGTGGGATATCGCAGGGGAATTCAAAGCCATGCTGGTTTTTGCAGAGCATAGGTACTACGGCAAGTCGTTACCATTTGGAAAGCTGTCTTACAAGGTGTGTTTAATTAAGTGGCGAAAGTTATGAATGATTTAAATGGTCTGCCCTGCTGTGCCTTGTGATTAGTCTAGAAATCTTGCGCTTCCTCctcgaccaatcacatgcaAACTAAAGGTGGCTTGATAGCGTGCGCGCGCTTTCCCTTGCTTAAGGGTGTTAGATGTGTTTATGTTGGGTTTTTATTGGTTACCTCCTTCCCTTTGTTCTAACCGGTTCGTTAGGTTCCTTAAGGTCTTATTCTACGTCACTCAATCAACAAGGAGCGATCTGTGTTGTTTTACGTTACTCATTTTGATGATGCATATGAGAGGAAGAATTATTTTTCCCCTTCGATTGTCGTTGACGGTGAGTTGGAACAGGCAAATACAGGCAGGGGTCTTTTGATCTGCGAATTTATGAACACTTCGAGAGGAAATTTTTTAGGGACTTAGTGCCTCAAAACTGTTCTTTTCGGTTGAGTCTAGCTCATAGGTCCTACTAACAATGAATTGTTCTTATTTAGGGACCGAAGTATTTAGGATATTTAACTTCAGAGCAAGCTTTGGCTGACTTTGCAGTACTTATTCATCACATAAAGGCAAGATAATATGGGTTTGCCTAGTTGGTTATTGATAAATAATTCTCATTTAATTGCAATGATCTCTTAAACATGTTAGGTGACTAATATTTTCTGAACAATTTTATGCAGAGATGTACAAGCAGGATTCTCTGGTAGAGTAAggaagggaggggggaaggggggagaggggagatTTTCATTCATGTCATACTGAAATTCAGGAGCATGCCAAGTGATTTAATCATAATGTATTATCCATTTTATTACTAAGAGGAGAGGGTGGGGTCACAGATACCGTAGAACCCCCTTCTCCAAAAGTTATCCCCCTTAATGGTTTGTCGAATGATTCTCCTGAAGTAGTTTCTAATGCTTTGGCAAAGGCAACTCCTCACTAAATCCTCGTTTTTTTTAGAACACAGTACCAGGAGCAAGTGAAAGCCCAGTGGTCGCTATTGGTGGATCGTACGGCGGTAAGAAGCAATAGccagcacgtgcgttttaaaacttatttcttagtcgtcctctgcaaaacaacaacgtgaaatcaccaaaccGCGGcggcatttttttaaaatttccatttggaactccACGCTGCCTATATACGTTAcgctgaagttgaggtgtggcgtCGTAAGAGACAGTcaacacatgcagccattttcGAAGTTAtaactgaaaagagaaatttaattttaatcgaCGTCTCACTTGGCGTCGCTGTGTTAACTGCTTGAGATCCCTTAAGACTAGTTCCTTAGTTTGCAGGCGATGTTGTGAAATATGCACGACATGTTTACCTGACTTTCGTtagatatatttttctttctcttttgtagGGATGCTGGCCGCTTGGTTTCGAATGAAGTATCCAAATATTGTTATAGGGTAAGTAAATGAGGCTGATGCGAGCCGTGAGAGAAATGAGACGAGAATTTGGTGCTGAGAACAAGTCATTATTTTTCAGATTGCTGAAAAGCTGACTACTAACCAAAGTAGGTtgccttgaatttttttttaactcgtaaTTTTTCCTAACCCAGGGCCCTCGCAGCTTCGGCGCCAATTCTACAATTTACTGGATTGACCCCTTGTGAGGTGAGACATCATCTGAGATTTCTGGATACCGAAAAATCCGCCATTCCGGTTAGAGGTTAATCAAACTATCCCCCTTCATTGCTCATTGGCTCCTGTCCTACCCTCTTCTAagaattttttcaaatcacATTTAACCTGGTCAGAACAagtaggaaaagaaaaatgatttcaCCATTTTGTCAATCGTAGAAAACCTTGATCGTCATGTTCAAGTGTACTGTGATCAAAGGGTGGtcttattttacattttcagtctcattttcagatttttgcatttgaaagcCCTCTGAAGATAAGTGGTCTCCTTCCTCCACCTcaccaccaccccccccccccccccccccgaataTTAGCCCATCCACTGATTCCTACGAAATTGTTAAAGTCCTGAGCCTCCTTTTGTAATCTTGGTGTTAAAAAAACATTGCATTACTTTTTGAAATTGCTAATAACTCTCTCCTTCAAATTTCTTCTGATGTATATTTTTAGAAGTTTTATCAAATTGTCACGGAAGATTTCCAACGTGACGGAGGAGAACCATGTGTGAATTTGGTAAAGAAGTCATGGGATGTCGTAAAAAATTACGGCAAAACAGGTACAACCAATGTGGGACCCAACCAAGCCTAATCAAGCAAAGTTTTTGTGATTTGTTGACTTTTTTGGGTGAACGTTGCATCACCCTAAATACCTCAATTTACGTTTTACTCTCTTGTAGATAGCGGGCGGAAAAAATTATCCAGTATATTTAAGCTGTGTTCTCCTCTGAAAACCAAAGACAACGTCACTCAGTTGGAATATTGGCTGAGCGAGACCTGGGTTAACTTAGCAATGGGTAAGTGTTAATGTTATTCGTTGTCGTCCTCATTAAATGAATGCAGGCCCAAATATTTCTCGCTGACTGCTGCATTCATTTACAGTGGATTATCCGTACCCTGCCAGTTTCTTGGAACCTCTTCCCGCTTGGCCAATTAAGGTATGGTGCATGCGCATAATTTTGTTTACGACATAAGCCTCAGTCTCGAAGTGTTCATCTTCCACGTTCTCGTACCCAGAGTCCTCGTTCCTGTTGATCACCTCGGTGAGTGAAAAGGAGTGGCTCATGGGACTAGAATGAGTTTAAAGACGCAGAGGAAGAGAGGAAGTCACGTGAAAGGAAGCGAGAgttcttaattttcttatctCTTAACAAGAGATTGTTCATTATATggtggaaaatatttcaagcaAATATGATTAcggttttttaatcttttcttaaGGAAACCTGTAAATATCTTCAAGACGAGTCATTAGACGATGACAAACTTCTGGGAGCCATATCCAAAGCTGTTGGAGTGTACTACAACAGCTCAGGCCATGCTAAATGTTTTAACACCTCACAGCAAGCTGTATCCTTCTTGGGAGATGATGGTTGGTATTTTCAGGTTGGTTGCTGCTTGGTGCGCAGTCTTGCGTAATTGAAAATCAAGCTTCGAAAGTAATTAAGGACCAGTAATTCTTTatgtcaatatctgagaaactgcgCACCGA from Pocillopora verrucosa isolate sample1 chromosome 14, ASM3666991v2, whole genome shotgun sequence carries:
- the LOC131777215 gene encoding lysosomal Pro-X carboxypeptidase — translated: MAAFEDFCRITLLFLVVISASDAFRLRARFPRPQGKDFGLHAKRHLCPFCIYETKTFSQKLDHFGFSDNRTFPQRYLVARKNWVEGGPILFYTGNEGDITWFANNTGFMWDIAGEFKAMLVFAEHRYYGKSLPFGKLSYKGPKYLGYLTSEQALADFAVLIHHIKNTVPGASESPVVAIGGSYGGMLAAWFRMKYPNIVIGALAASAPILQFTGLTPCEKFYQIVTEDFQRDGGEPCVNLVKKSWDVVKNYGKTDSGRKKLSSIFKLCSPLKTKDNVTQLEYWLSETWVNLAMVDYPYPASFLEPLPAWPIKETCKYLQDESLDDDKLLGAISKAVGVYYNSSGHAKCFNTSQQAVSFLGDDGWYFQACTEMVMPLCSDGVNDMFTKSEWDFNAYAKDCQKSRGVTPLEYWAEIQYGGKKLKAHSNIVFSNGALDPWAAGGVTCNISDSLISVLIEDGAHHLDLRHKNPLDPPSVVQARNLEKYYISRWIAEAEKKKKDKAKLRISDKGKFRSISIR